The Manduca sexta isolate Smith_Timp_Sample1 chromosome 9, JHU_Msex_v1.0, whole genome shotgun sequence genome segment atgtacaacaataattgtttcaaatgaataaaattaaacataatacattaaCAAGGATTTATTGGCCGCCAAGGCAGCATTAGCAATAATGTCTATTCGCGCCAAAAAAATAGTGagtcataaaaacaattgaaataccTATAATGCGTTTAcagtgaaatgaaaaaaaacgtgttatatttattcaaaagatCAATTAATAGATTCCTCATCGGCTGTCGACCCACATGAcaaattatcttttaatttgttttgagttatacataaatatatttatttcgttcaatTTCGGCGCTCGCTAGGAACCTTCGGCCATGTTGGCAGAGCGTAAAGTTTAGCTGAAGAGAGTTTTCCTGTATGCAGGTGGCCGAGGCCGACACATGACCTGCGTCTGTTCCGCCAACATCAGCTGTCGGTGTAGACGAGTATGAGGTCGTGGTCGGTGCcgggcgcgcggcgggcgcggtgcagcgcggcgggcgcggcgccgcaCACGCGCTCGCTCAGCGCCGGGTCGCGGTACAACACCTTGCGCCCGCTGAACCCCACCACCAGGATGTAGTGCCCCGAGTAGCTGCCGCCGAAGCAGCGCCTGCGCACGTCCAATCGTACACCATAAAGCGATACATCATACAATAGATTCAGtgttataaatacctatatcTATAACGAGTCTCTGAGTAGGGTAAAGTTAGGTATGAAGCGTGGCAGCTACTGTTTTAGAGACTACATATAGGGTGAAAAATGACGCAGAAGGTGGCcaatataatgaatttaaagCATACCTGAATTCCACCTTCAGCTTATTATGCTTGCAAAAATCGCAGACCAGTAGCCCCGCGTCAACCAGTACTATGGCGGGCCCGTGCTGCGAGAGGTGCCGCAACAGCTCCTCGGTACTGGTGGAGTGCTGTTCCACCTTCAGACCTTGGCTTTTGGCTTCTTCGAATCTACGTTGCACGCGCTCTCTATCCTGAGAACATATGGATATTGTATGGTGATTAAAAACTGTGTTAAAATATCGTTTCTTTAAACTTGGTTTATTAACATGAACTGCAAAATATGACTAGGTGTCGCATGCGGCTTTACACATGTGAAAAGCCATtacaaaaaaagaatcatcaaaaatGAATAACAATTTAACGAAATATACAGAGTAACAAAGATTGTTTGGACTACACCCAATTCtaaaatttatcttttaaatcCTTTAGTAATgattttctttctgtttttattGGACACATTCCAATAGATCACGTTTGGGGCTACTAGTTTTATTCATTAAGAAGCCAAACTTGATCAATGGTATGTATCCAGATCTGATTCTATGTGCAATAAATGTTAAGCTTTTGTTGAGAAGAATTTTGCTAAGAATTTTACTGAGAGGGTAGTTTTGTTAAATTGATAAATCAAGTTATTGGAGACAGAACAAATTAACATCTATATCAGTTTACTTGACATACTAAATTTGTTATGAACTAACTGCTGAAGAACCTGTGAGCTGGCTTGCAcaacttcaaaaatatatttagggcTGAATTCATTCAGAACTTGTGTCCCTATCATCCATTAGGAGATGGCAGGCAgcactattatttaaataaatttagtgtTAATAATATGAAGTGGGTTGTGCAAGCCAGCTTAAGTGTTTCATGAGTTGAATTTTCACATACCAAGTgaataattttgtcataataccCATAGCGGCTGTATGCCTCATTGACTCCAAACATTGTGGTGTTCATGCGATGCTTAATGCCAAACCTGTTGACAAATAAGTGCAATTATGATAACTTGCCTGGCCCTTGCAGGAATATTACATGCATATAATAATGGCAAGTAATCAAAGTGGTTTTAAGTTGAAAATTGCATAATTTGCTTTGGAACATCAATGAGATGTGATAAGTAGtccatgttattttattttatatgagcacagcaaagtgaccatattgcatctgatggtaagtgtatcCAATAGAATAATGACTAAGGAGAGATGATGCtatctgggtggatataaaatatatcctaccaccaacaaaagtattagcattattttaaataaatctactaCCTACATTTGACCCTAACTATATTTATACACACCTCTTTAGCAGATAGCACAAATCAATAGTCCAAGTGGATTGTCTGAATCCCTCCTCTTCGCAGATCTGAGTGAAGTTCTCCAGGATGTACTCCCTCTTTTCTTTGGGGAGCAGCATCAAGACACACGACACTCCACAATCCCAGTTAAACCGCTGCCTGTAGTGGTCTACCGCATGTTCTGTAGGCTTGAGGACTGAAAGAGTTATTAAAGAATTTGATCTGTAGACAGCACAAATCTGAATAGCCATAGAACAATTGTGTGACACACAACACGACCTTATAGCAATGACTAAATATGAAGAGGACaagcctcaaaagttagctatatgaataagttatatttatgttagggaaatcgacgcagaattgtcaatatatatgtctatctcttttactcaaagcttatttggaacgcaacaaaaaaaagacaaaaataattgctttcttcgcatatggcactatttcgtttacttcaacacactgggaccgccttgcggcagaaacgccattttatgctgggcAGTCGGCaggtacatgtagtgtcagacgatgtaaacaaatcttcataaatattgaatttaaagtaatataatcatattctcaattgttcagtgtgtttattagtgtatttgttaagtttcgaaaatgactcagtgttgtgtgaaaggatgcaaatcgaattcacgcaagaaagaccccgaaatatcttttcataggttagtaactgtttttaccgaaaattagcaaatatctttgtatatttactttttggatgtgtttttatcaattaaaatgatatgtggatctggtttgttaagctttggacccttttaggcgtgatttatacacattaaaatcattatgtttgtttacacacgagcttagggatgggtgggtggatttgtttagaaattattgatatcgatattttaacagacgcccgtttatcagttacggtttttgtctttggaaagaatgttagagcacacatcaatattgtattattcagaaggacaaactaagtgaaattagaatatttttttaagataaccaaaaaatttaaaaaccaaggcaaaatgaattgagaatattgagcgacgtgattggaatcctacaccaaatacatatttctttacattttgagaagatatgcataaaccacacgtttaattaacgcgagtaaagataactgttttccaacaatattcgcgataagtaaaatagtaatgattattatacttcacctaataagtagtaatattactttaatatattgctatgaataaaattagaattgttacataaaagaatagataaacataaaagaaacaacataaagatgaaatgtaagatatatttttacaattggcggtcttatgtttcgagcaacctttgcatgcacggaaatagatacataatcatattgttgttattgcaaataattattataattgattatcttaaccaccatttttacggtcattgattttagtttgctgaaccatagttatgtttctcgatcaaagagcataataataaaaataaaataaaaccaaccaaataattgctggctacgctatcttattccatttatcatgtattaaataaatatcttaatctgtaacttaaatttttagcaaggaatagtgcaacatacaaatatagatcaaacacaactggatgtttgtcacaacaggtactgctttgtttaacaattgttacttataaatcagtttcagtttgtttgtttacattatgatttgttatatttatattatggtagttcctaacccctttcgtatttgatctttttggggcttgtttgtctctcttaattcttcgatgtcgatacaaaattttcggtactagcatatcactattgtaaggggcggagtcggcaccattttgttcatgaaatgtgccgcatgtcacgtgaccatattacccatcctctatacttcttttatcattgccTTATAGTCGTACATTAAAGACGATTTTTGCATACACATAGAGCATTACGTAAAAAATTCGCGTTACAAGAAAACTTATGAATCATTTTATACAGATTCAAGAAGGTTCATAGATTGATACTGTTCccaaatgttaataaaatatcaggTACAAATGATATCAGAAGAAAGTAAACATTTGAACTAGATTTATATGAAACTAGAGGTCATTATTGAATTAACTCTCGTAATTGTAATGGATCAAATGGGTACTTACGATTGTCTGAAGtcatttttgtgaattatccttTAGTTAGCCCAAAGAATTACAACgaaatcatattttatctttttcttcGAAAGATAAAAGTTTTGTTGTGGTAACGTTAGCGTTTTGTTTTTGCACCGTGCTGATTATTGGAATATTTTGATTCATATATCTGTCAAATTtgtggaaaaaaaaatttagtgaGAAGTAAAATAACTGAGGAGTGGAAATTTTAGGTACATAATTTTTGCCTTTTTTCTGTATTAGAAAGgagactttaaaataatcattaaattaggTATGCACACTGGATATTCATAGTATTCTATTCTATACAGCGAGCAAAGTTCCAATTTTTAACTACTTGTAGTATGTATGTAGATCTTATatctattttcataattaaaattactagatACCTAACTAGCTGTAATTTGTATTGTATGACAAAacgttttgtttagttttttgtcGGATGCCATTTTGACATTTCTCAAACAGCTGATAAAAATTTGTCCTTCATAACCTAAAGTATTTCCAAAACTTTAATAATGGCTTTAAGAAAGGCTATATATAAACTGGTGGACAAGCGAATTCCGCTCCAACAAATATCCAGGGTTCGGACACTGGCTACAAAGATTGTCGAGAAAGACATTGCCACGAAAGAAGGCCAGACTCATTTCGGCTTTGAAACTGTTGACGAGAATGAAAAGTGGAAGAAAGGTATAGTAATTCAAGTAAACAGTATCTCCttgatatgtttttaattttaattttcttcttattttttgactgaaaaatgtaaatacattatGTTTCGACACATAGCTATAATTCAGCACTCCCTAATtactcaataaaattatatccaaCTTTTGTGCTATCTCCACAGCTGAAAACCTtttgtatattctataaaacCTAGTCAGGAAGTATTCGAATATCTTTGCTCTAgatcatataaaattttgtcattACAACATGATAGGTACCTACCTAATTAACATCtgtaaaaatctatttaaacaGTTTTACGTCGCTTGTGAACATGTGTATTTCTCCCCAGTCCACCAGGTATTTGAGACAGTGGCCAACAAGTATGATCTAATGAATGATGTGATGTCCTTTGGGATACACCGAGTATGGAAGGATGCCTTCATGTGTCGTCTGTGTCCCACACATGGCACCAAGCTGTTAGACATGGCCGGCGGCACAGGTATGTTGTACTAACTTATTAGTGTAACCTAATAGACTTGCCAactcacattgaggtctataagggctTGCAAAAAGTTCCTAGTCTTCGTCCATCctaggtttccttatccttgcCCCTCaattccttcccagctatccttCAACTTTCCTCTACAACCTGCAGTCACAAAGAagagggattccagtatcccattcgtagGTTTTCCCTGGTGTTGACTGCAGAGTTTGatttccaatataaaaaaatgtaagtggATGAGGAGGCCCACCCCGTCTGCTCTCTAGATATCCTTTTGGTAATAGCATATCTGCGTAAACCTGTAtacttttaagaaataattacttacagTAAAAAcaggtaatatataaaaaagttcttTTTGTAAGCTTtatgctatttataaattatattctttatatcataaataatgaatgtaataatattatcaggtGACATCACATTCAGAtacataaaatacttacaaaaccTGGGTCCGGCGGCCGACGGCACGCGCAGCAGCGTCACCGTGTGCGACATCAACCAGTCCATGCTGGACGTCGGACAGCTAAGAGCTAAACGGTCAGTCAACAAACTATGAATGTAGACTATAAGGTAGTTTAGGATTTCTCTGTGTAGTTAGTGATCGTAACTTCATATGTAGGAATGTATGTATATAGCTTGTTTTGTGGAGTTCTCAGCCAGTTTACTATAACATAGAGTAATTCTAGCACTGAAAACTAGTAGTTACCAGTAAATAGGTTTGTATCTCCTTGGTCAACAGATCTAGTGTAGTGACCAATCAGTGTATGAGCATAGAAATCATACACTGTCCTATAACTACCCCATTTAATCTTTATCATTTTCAGTTTCTAGGATACGGTTTTCTATAAATACCATTGCTGTAAAGTGCACTGCaaacctatttattatatttccagATTAGGCTACACATCTGAGTCATCTCACGTCGACATCGACTGGCTTTGCGCAGACGCAGAGAAGCTGCCGATACCCGACGACACATACAACGCCTACACCATCGCTTTCGGCATTAGGAACTGTACACACATTGACAAGGTACTTCTAatgctaaatataatatagggtgTTAGTAGAAAGTACCTTCTGACTAGCTGGTGGGTAGAGGTAGCCTTAGCCTATGCGAGGCTCCGGGTAGAGGCAAATAAATGTCCTAGGTTAATTCAATTTCTTGGCATATAAGAGGATTTGTTGGTTCCGAGGGTGATAGGACAAACAGTCTAGCTAATCAAATGTGCGAGGTCCCCGGCGGCTGCGCATTCCCCGCCCCTAAGACCGACATTGCTGGTGGAAAGGCTTCAAACTACCCAAATGGATAAGATGTGTCTACACACCTATACAATAAGGTGGAAAATCGATCATGACTCGTTCCGAGGTTAACAAGCAACATATTCTTTGCAGTAGGATATTTGTTTATACTTTGGAATTAACTCCTAGTACTGGTGTTCCCTAGCGCTACGACTTGCCCTTAAAACGCGGCTTAAAAATAGTGATCACCTCCCTTTAGGGTTGCCTAGGGTTTGGCTGTGTCTCTGGCATTGCAAACTCCATGAGCGTCGGACTGCTTGTCCGTTTGTttactcaataaaataaatgtattttataattttcaggtGCTGGAGGAGGCTTACCGCGTGCTGACGCCTGGCGGGCGTTTCATGTGCCTCGAGTTTAGTCAAATACCCAACGATACTTTACAATGGTCAGTACTTTCTCTTTCATTGGTCCTTCCTCGAATATCTATATTGCGCATGACCAGGAAAATAATTCACCTACTTTGGGGCCATTTGCTTTTACATTTTGAAGTTAACATTGTCAGTTCAAGAATTAGTTCTATGTCTTTATTACATGGctgggttttatatttttctggtcaggctatTAGGTATGTAGATCATTAGTTTTACTACGTGAATGAGTTACTATCAATGTAACACCATATACCTAGGAATCAGCTTCTTCCTCAATTTTGTCTCTATGACagaaaaaccttataaaaattACCATGCTTTGACtgacaaaacatatttttaaagtattttctttataataataagctcATGATATACATGGTGTTATGTAAAGGACggtgaatattatttttgtccaGAGCGGCTAAATAACTTGATCGGGCCTTGTTCCGAGCGGTGAACAAAATTTATATCCCTGCATTATACTTTTACAGTAGCATCATATTTGTTGACCACCTACGTTTCGATTACTTACGCTCATCTGCCATGTGTTTCTCGCCAGGGTGTACGATCAGTACTCGTTCCAAGTGATCCCTGTGCTGGGCCAGCTGGTGGCGGGGCAGTGGAAACCTTACCAATACTTAGTGGAGAGCATCCGTCAGTTTCCTAATCAGGTACCTAGTCAAACTATATTGTGTCAccccctgaggcaattcttgtgcgctgtctccacaccgaatgcacgcctatGCTCAGGGggatatttgtcgcggccctaagCACACAGTGAAATGTGTATACCCCATGGTTGAAAATACACATAGGGGCCTGTGAGGGACTGGTGAAGATTTCCGCTCCCAttcactccgcccatcctattacttcctcttccttcccctttctttcctcccctatttctcctcttccttttcctccagggccccgcAGTTGTTAAGCCGGGGGGTACCAGTATACCGCtcgcaggtttccctcggtgtTTACTGCGGGGTCTGTACTTCTATATTGTGTCGATATTAACACACACATAAATCAATGTTCAAAATTTGACCTGTTTTTTGCACACTAATATCTATAAACGTGTCCATGATCATTTGATCATGGACACGTTTATAGATCAGAGGGAAAAATCATACCAACCACGTCCTCTATAGTTTGTCTAAGAATAAATCTCAATTTTTTCCGTTTTCCAGGAGAAATTCAAAGCGATGATCGAAGACGCAGGCTTCAGGCAGGTGACGTACGAAAACATGACCTTCGGTACCGTCGCGATACATTCAGGCTTTAAGATATAGAGGGATGTTTGCCTTGTGTAAGTTTagatttgtatataaaaataagtattaaacggtgttgtttatttttatttatttttgaatgttgTTATTACTATGACAGTATCGAAAAGCcaatcaaaatacataatagtTTCATGAATCTGACATTtgcaaatgaattttattattgcaattgaATAAGGTTGTTTACTAGCTTCAGTTACTGAACTAAATGAATGCCTATTTCCAATACTtcatgttaatttaataatcgaAAATCAAACACAGATCGAATGCAATGACTAGAGTTCTAGACGGAAGggtaacaataaaacaaaattaaatttattagggAATTTATTAAGTCCATCAAACTGTGTTGGTCTTTGGAATGCAGATCCAGtatctaaattacaattattttgcaCAATTTATAAATCTATGATATAAGGTACATCGGGCGGGTGCGGCCGCGCGATGGTCAACACTTCACTCGAGCGAGACTCGTCTAAGGTACAGTACATATGAGAGGACAGTATAACCAGACTTGTGCACGACACCGGCGGCGTCCGTCCGCGAACACTCTCCCTCGCCTCGTCGCAGGTTTATAAAGCTCCAAAAGCATGCTAATTACACTGTATGACACTGAGATTGTTAGGTCTGACACACTAATATGAGCAAAGCTAGTTCCTATGCCATCGTCCTACGTCTAATATAAACGGCAGACATCGATAAGCAAATAAAGTGTGAGTTAAGGAtccaaacaaatattaattgataCGTCGGTACCGAGCGTGCACTCAACAGAagttatttgcaataatttgaACGTCATACCCGCGGTCCGTCCGACGGTCCGACGGTCCGGCGGTCCGGCGGTCCGGCTCGCAGCGGATCCAGAGACATTCCGAGTGCATCCCGCGCAGAGACTAATCCGATCCTACCCGCGATCCGTCCTCCCGATCCTAGGCATCCTGACTCACACCTCCAGCCAAGCACATCCAATGATCCACAGTGGATGAAACAAAagaaaacctttttaattatcTGGCGTCAAACAATTCATTACATCCTCGACTCGCCGCGTCGCCCCGCTGCCACAACACGGGCCAGTCTGAAGTCAGTCAACACCCGCCCTCTACGTCCCCGTCACCCTCACtctggaaataataataaatgcgaCGCCGCTCGTAACTAACTTCAGACCGGCCAACATGAAGCGTATTGTTTTCGAGTATGTCTGACTTCCGATAATTGCACCAAGCGTTATACGCGCATATCTCTCAACTGTCAATGCGGGCGGGAATCGGGCGTTGCCGTATTCAGTAAGGCGTTAACAGACGTGTGCGTTTAACGTTTGACACGACATTCGGCTGTGCACCGCGGGTCGGCGGGGCGGCGCGTCTTGTGTTACCGACGCGTCCAAACTCAATATTAAGCATATAAACTTCACGTTTTTTAAGGACAATGAACgtaatttttatagtttcatctgttccaaaaaaaaaaacttacatcaTCGCTATCATTCGTCGGGTGAACTTAGTCTTAATTGCTATCGCTGGCACGAATTGCATAAACATTTATTGCCAGTTAAATATGTCCggtaatcaataaattattcgaTTATT includes the following:
- the LOC115448927 gene encoding protein GUCD1 isoform X2, with the protein product MTSDNLLKPTEHAVDHYRQRFNWDCGVSCVLMLLPKEKREYILENFTQICEEEGFRQSTWTIDLCYLLKRFGIKHRMNTTMFGVNEAYSRYGYYDKIIHLDRERVQRRFEEAKSQGLKVEQHSTSTEELLRHLSQHGPAIVLVDAGLLVCDFCKHNKLKVEFRRCFGGSYSGHYILVVGFSGRKVLYRDPALSERVCGAAPAALHRARRAPGTDHDLILVYTDS
- the LOC115448924 gene encoding 2-methoxy-6-polyprenyl-1,4-benzoquinol methylase, mitochondrial gives rise to the protein MALRKAIYKLVDKRIPLQQISRVRTLATKIVEKDIATKEGQTHFGFETVDENEKWKKVHQVFETVANKYDLMNDVMSFGIHRVWKDAFMCRLCPTHGTKLLDMAGGTGDITFRYIKYLQNLGPAADGTRSSVTVCDINQSMLDVGQLRAKRLGYTSESSHVDIDWLCADAEKLPIPDDTYNAYTIAFGIRNCTHIDKVLEEAYRVLTPGGRFMCLEFSQIPNDTLQWVYDQYSFQVIPVLGQLVAGQWKPYQYLVESIRQFPNQEKFKAMIEDAGFRQVTYENMTFGTVAIHSGFKI
- the LOC115448927 gene encoding protein GUCD1 isoform X1, whose translation is MAIQICAVYRSNSLITLSVLKPTEHAVDHYRQRFNWDCGVSCVLMLLPKEKREYILENFTQICEEEGFRQSTWTIDLCYLLKRFGIKHRMNTTMFGVNEAYSRYGYYDKIIHLDRERVQRRFEEAKSQGLKVEQHSTSTEELLRHLSQHGPAIVLVDAGLLVCDFCKHNKLKVEFRRCFGGSYSGHYILVVGFSGRKVLYRDPALSERVCGAAPAALHRARRAPGTDHDLILVYTDS